In Sphingobacterium zeae, one genomic interval encodes:
- the guaB gene encoding IMP dehydrogenase codes for MQLDPQKFVAEGLTYDDVLLIPAYSEILPRDVDTSTSLTKKIKLNIPLVSAAMDTVTGADLAIAIAQAGGIGMLHKNMTIAEQAAEVRKVKRSESGMIQDPVTLLATATVGDAFNIMKEHKIGGIPVVNEKGQLVGIVTNRDLRFQKDMLRPINELMTKENLVVAPEGTDLVKAEEILQNEKIEKLPVVNSEGILKGLITFKDIQKYKHYPNAAKDSHGRLLVGAAVGVTPDTLDRVEALVKAGVDVVTIDTAHGHSKGVIDKLKLVKAQFPELQVIVGNIATGAAATALAEAGADAVKVGIGPGSICTTRIIAGVGVPQLYAIYEVAKALKGTGVPLIADGGIKQTGDIAKAIAAGASTIMAGSLFAGVEEAPGETIIYEGRKFKSYRGMGSIEAMEKGSKDRYFQDVEDDIKKLVPEGIVGRVPYKGTLAEVVYQYVGGLRASMGYCGAATIEKLQEAQFVRITGAGLRESHPHNISITKEAPNYNSRG; via the coding sequence ATGCAATTAGATCCACAAAAATTCGTAGCAGAAGGTCTCACTTACGATGACGTCTTATTAATTCCAGCTTATTCTGAAATTTTACCCCGTGACGTTGATACGAGTACTTCGCTAACAAAAAAAATCAAATTAAATATCCCATTGGTTTCTGCAGCAATGGATACGGTAACTGGTGCTGATTTAGCCATAGCAATTGCACAAGCTGGCGGTATTGGTATGTTGCATAAGAACATGACGATTGCAGAACAGGCTGCTGAAGTACGCAAAGTTAAACGTTCGGAGAGCGGGATGATTCAGGATCCTGTTACTTTATTGGCTACAGCAACAGTAGGAGACGCCTTTAATATCATGAAGGAGCACAAGATCGGTGGCATTCCCGTTGTGAATGAAAAGGGTCAGCTAGTCGGTATTGTAACCAATCGCGACCTTCGTTTTCAAAAAGATATGCTTCGACCAATCAATGAATTGATGACGAAAGAAAATCTTGTCGTGGCACCCGAAGGGACAGATTTGGTGAAAGCTGAAGAAATTCTTCAAAACGAAAAGATCGAAAAACTTCCAGTGGTCAATAGTGAAGGGATTTTAAAAGGCTTGATTACATTTAAAGATATTCAAAAATATAAGCATTACCCTAATGCTGCTAAGGATAGCCATGGACGTTTATTGGTGGGCGCTGCAGTAGGCGTTACGCCAGATACGTTGGACCGCGTTGAAGCTTTGGTGAAGGCGGGAGTAGACGTGGTTACCATTGATACGGCACATGGGCATTCAAAAGGGGTGATCGATAAACTGAAATTAGTAAAAGCCCAATTTCCTGAACTTCAGGTAATCGTTGGAAATATTGCTACAGGTGCAGCCGCCACCGCTTTGGCCGAAGCAGGTGCAGATGCGGTAAAAGTTGGAATCGGACCCGGATCAATCTGTACAACACGTATTATCGCTGGTGTCGGTGTTCCTCAACTTTATGCGATATATGAAGTGGCGAAAGCACTAAAGGGAACTGGCGTACCATTAATTGCAGATGGTGGCATCAAGCAGACAGGAGATATTGCAAAAGCAATTGCCGCTGGAGCAAGCACGATTATGGCTGGTTCATTATTTGCAGGAGTGGAAGAAGCCCCAGGTGAAACCATTATCTACGAAGGACGTAAGTTTAAGTCTTACCGCGGTATGGGTTCAATTGAAGCGATGGAAAAAGGGTCTAAAGACCGTTACTTCCAAGACGTGGAAGATGATATTAAAAAACTGGTTCCTGAAGGTATTGTTGGTCGTGTTCCTTATAAAGGTACACTGGCTGAAGTCGTTTATCAATATGTCGGTGGACTGCGCGCTTCCATGGGTTACTGTGGTGCTGCCACCATTGAGAAGTTGCAGGAAGCTCAGTTTGTCCGTATTACAGGAGCAGGCTTGAGAGAGTCTCACCCACATAATATTTCCATTACGAAGGAAGCCCCAAATTATAATAGCAGAGGCTAA
- a CDS encoding MarR family winged helix-turn-helix transcriptional regulator, which produces MLNEKFDRYSFILDQTAKKVKQFAQSSFAEKGFDITVDQWTILKALYETDQLSQKELAKRCGKDQPTLTRIVDILLKKNLAERVIDETDRRSLYLHLTEEGKLKVASLSPIVAEIRMKAWENLTAEDFDAFTRILNTIYNNLNIE; this is translated from the coding sequence ATGCTAAACGAAAAATTCGACCGCTATTCTTTTATTCTCGACCAAACTGCCAAGAAGGTAAAGCAATTTGCCCAATCCTCTTTTGCAGAAAAAGGATTTGATATCACTGTGGATCAGTGGACCATTTTAAAGGCTTTGTATGAAACGGATCAGCTTTCGCAAAAAGAACTGGCGAAACGCTGCGGAAAAGACCAGCCCACATTGACACGGATCGTTGATATCCTTCTTAAAAAAAATCTGGCTGAACGGGTCATTGACGAAACAGACCGTCGGAGCCTTTATTTGCACTTGACGGAAGAAGGAAAATTAAAAGTAGCATCGCTTTCACCAATTGTTGCGGAGATTCGTATGAAGGCCTGGGAAAATTTGACAGCGGAAGATTTTGACGCTTTTACAAGGATTTTGAACACTATATATAACAACTTAAATATAGAATAG
- the secDF gene encoding protein translocase subunit SecDF encodes MQGKGLIKLLVIVVSLACLYSLSFTWVTRNVERDAENFAKGDLAKEKSYLDSMAGEVVYNLGFAKYTYREAKANELALGLDLKGGMNVTMEISLDELIRNLANNPKDEKFNKALEQAVAKSKTSAKTVVALFMEEYKSIGATTPLSTFFSTKDNAALIKPGDSDSKVESFLQKEADNAIQNSYKVLRTRIDKFGVASPNIQIQQGTNRILIELPGVKDESRVRNLLQGSAKLEFYETYTNQEVYPLLENIDKTLASTLKAAPATTATAAADTSKKSDDLLSNLTGGKKDAKKDSAAVNLGQKNPLFEVLRPAVYMGENQQMALMPGSMVGIASLKDTAKVNAYLQRPEVKSILPGNLKLLWAVKPEQKTPEQLSLYAIKGAGQDNGAVLTGDVITDATANFDEKNQPVVGMQMNSEGAREWKKITAKAAQNRDAIAIVLDNVVYSAPSVNGEIPNGSSSISGSFTVEDTKDLANVLKAGRLPTTAKIVEEAIVGPTLGQAAIDAGVNSAVIGIIVVMIFMIAYYNTAGIVANIAVLLNVFIIMGVLASLNAVLTLPGIAGIVLTMGTAVDANVLIYERIREELGLGKSIRQAVADGYKHALPSILDSQITTFLIGIILFLFGSGPILGFATTLMVGIITSLFTAILVTRVIFEWMLAKDFKIKVSFPWSANTLHNANFKFVQKRKIFYAISIVAVLISAASIFTKGFSLGVDFQGGRTYTVRYDKPVDLEAVRTNLDDIFKKTTEVKVFGASNQLRITTTYHIEETSDTADKEVLDKLNQGLSKVDASNKHEILSSQKVGPSIATDIKSRATSSAIFSIIIVAAYILIRFHKWEYSVGAAIATIHDAIILLGLFSILDGIVPFSLDIDQHFVAAILTVIAYSVNDTVVVFDRLREFVSKPNAHNEDLGDVVNHAINSTLSRTIITSLTIVFVLAVLFIFGGEVIRGFSFAILIGVIVGTYSSIILAAPSVYDLRKGKHLAEGNTAKKAEVVRP; translated from the coding sequence ATGCAAGGTAAAGGGCTGATTAAACTTTTAGTGATAGTGGTGTCATTAGCGTGTCTATACTCCCTATCATTTACTTGGGTGACCCGCAATGTGGAGCGCGATGCTGAGAATTTTGCCAAGGGAGATTTGGCAAAAGAGAAGAGCTATCTAGACTCAATGGCAGGTGAAGTAGTGTACAATTTAGGGTTTGCAAAATACACCTATCGGGAAGCCAAAGCAAATGAACTCGCTTTGGGATTGGATTTGAAAGGTGGTATGAACGTAACCATGGAAATCTCATTGGACGAATTGATCCGCAATTTGGCAAACAACCCAAAAGATGAGAAATTCAACAAAGCGCTGGAGCAAGCAGTAGCAAAAAGCAAAACGAGTGCAAAAACAGTCGTTGCTTTATTTATGGAAGAGTACAAATCCATCGGTGCTACAACTCCACTATCGACATTCTTTTCAACAAAAGATAACGCTGCTCTAATTAAACCTGGTGATTCAGACTCCAAAGTTGAATCGTTCCTTCAAAAAGAAGCAGACAATGCCATCCAAAATTCCTACAAAGTACTTCGTACACGTATCGATAAGTTTGGTGTTGCATCGCCAAATATTCAAATTCAACAAGGTACAAACCGTATTTTGATCGAGTTACCTGGTGTCAAAGACGAAAGCCGTGTGCGTAACCTGCTCCAAGGCTCCGCCAAACTGGAGTTTTATGAGACCTATACCAACCAAGAAGTTTATCCATTACTGGAAAATATCGACAAAACTTTAGCATCTACGTTAAAAGCAGCACCTGCTACAACGGCTACTGCCGCAGCAGACACAAGCAAAAAATCAGATGATTTGTTATCCAACCTAACCGGTGGTAAAAAAGATGCTAAGAAAGACAGTGCTGCTGTAAATCTAGGTCAGAAAAATCCACTGTTTGAAGTGTTGCGCCCCGCGGTTTATATGGGTGAAAACCAACAGATGGCGCTTATGCCAGGTTCAATGGTGGGTATTGCTTCATTAAAAGATACAGCAAAAGTAAATGCATACTTGCAACGTCCGGAGGTAAAATCAATTCTCCCGGGAAACTTAAAACTTTTATGGGCTGTTAAACCTGAACAAAAGACACCTGAGCAACTATCATTATATGCAATTAAAGGGGCTGGACAAGATAATGGTGCTGTATTGACAGGAGATGTCATTACGGATGCAACAGCAAACTTTGATGAGAAAAATCAACCCGTGGTTGGTATGCAAATGAACAGCGAAGGTGCACGTGAATGGAAGAAAATTACCGCAAAAGCGGCTCAAAACAGAGACGCCATCGCGATCGTCCTTGATAATGTGGTGTATTCTGCTCCTTCTGTAAATGGCGAAATTCCGAATGGTAGTTCTTCAATCTCAGGTTCTTTTACGGTAGAAGACACGAAAGATTTGGCAAACGTATTGAAGGCCGGTCGTCTTCCAACAACTGCTAAAATCGTTGAAGAAGCCATCGTGGGTCCTACTTTGGGTCAAGCAGCCATCGACGCCGGTGTTAACTCGGCTGTTATCGGTATTATCGTAGTAATGATCTTTATGATCGCTTACTACAATACTGCAGGTATCGTGGCAAACATTGCGGTATTGTTAAACGTATTTATCATTATGGGGGTATTGGCATCCTTAAATGCTGTACTCACTTTACCGGGTATCGCGGGTATCGTATTAACAATGGGTACTGCGGTCGATGCGAACGTCTTGATTTATGAGCGTATCCGTGAAGAACTGGGCTTAGGTAAATCGATCCGTCAGGCAGTTGCAGATGGTTACAAACACGCTTTACCTTCCATCCTGGATTCGCAGATCACAACGTTTTTGATCGGTATTATCTTATTCTTATTTGGTAGTGGCCCGATCTTAGGTTTCGCGACAACATTAATGGTGGGTATCATTACTTCATTGTTTACTGCGATCCTTGTTACTCGTGTTATCTTTGAATGGATGTTGGCGAAAGATTTCAAAATCAAAGTCTCTTTCCCTTGGTCTGCAAATACCTTGCATAATGCAAACTTTAAATTCGTTCAGAAACGTAAAATCTTTTATGCGATTTCAATCGTTGCCGTGTTAATTTCTGCAGCGTCTATTTTCACAAAAGGATTCAGTTTAGGTGTGGATTTCCAAGGTGGTCGTACGTATACTGTCCGTTATGATAAACCTGTGGACTTAGAAGCTGTACGTACAAACTTGGATGATATCTTCAAGAAAACTACAGAAGTAAAAGTATTCGGTGCATCCAATCAATTGCGTATTACAACAACTTATCATATCGAAGAAACTTCGGACACTGCTGATAAAGAAGTATTGGACAAATTAAACCAAGGTCTATCGAAAGTAGATGCTTCCAATAAACATGAGATCCTTTCGTCTCAAAAAGTTGGACCAAGTATTGCTACTGATATCAAGTCCAGAGCGACCAGTTCGGCAATATTCTCTATCATCATTGTTGCAGCTTACATCTTGATCCGTTTCCATAAATGGGAATATTCAGTTGGGGCAGCTATTGCAACAATACACGATGCGATTATTTTATTGGGATTATTCTCTATTTTGGATGGTATCGTACCATTCTCATTAGATATTGACCAACACTTTGTGGCGGCGATATTAACTGTAATTGCCTATTCGGTGAATGATACAGTGGTTGTATTTGACCGTTTACGTGAATTCGTATCGAAACCAAATGCACATAATGAAGATCTTGGAGATGTCGTAAACCATGCGATCAACTCTACTTTAAGTAGAACAATTATCACATCATTGACAATCGTGTTTGTTCTTGCTGTATTGTTTATATTTGGTGGTGAAGTTATCCGTGGATTTTCATTCGCAATCTTAATCGGTGTTATCGTAGGTACATATTCATCGATTATCTTAGCGGCACCTTCGGTATATGACTTACGTAAAGGAAAGCATTTAGCAGAAGGTAATACAGCTAAAAAAGCTGAGGTTGTAAGACCCTAA